In one Dehalogenimonas formicexedens genomic region, the following are encoded:
- a CDS encoding type ISP restriction/modification enzyme yields the protein MPASEMVNSHLITFAAGVREKFASPLGGQPEDQLKNPVENLIRSLAFVLGHELNVVTEATAVDIGRPDMAVAVGGALTGHIELKKPGTGVDPTRFTGHNAQQWGKFKELPNLIYTDGNAWALYRNGQRIGEMVDIGDIDQRGSRGLRLETTPAFFTVIREFLSWEPITPASPCALAEQLAPLCRLLRDDVLQAVTNTESALAQLAYEWRTTLFPDATDEAFADAYAQTLTYALLLARFDGASDLRPARAAETLSHKHKLLGHVLTLLADPQTRLEIGTGVDILVRVIEAVDPTRLIARDPDPWLYFYEDFLAAYDPKMREERGVYYTPVQVVHCQVRLVEQLLIQRFGKPMTYADDDVVLLDPAAGTGTYPLAAITEALERVLNRYGVGAVPPRATKLAKNVHAFELLVGPYAVAHLRVTQKLQEAGATLPADGVHVYLTDTLESPDVAPPGRLPLALRPLVDEHRRAAKVKKETRVLVCIGNPPYERQAFDASEGTDDPLARRERLLGDFINLAVGRTRFSHIASLYNTYVYFWRWALWKVFESPECPGNGIVSYITASSYLNGPGFIGMREVMRRVFDELWIIDLEGGSLGARRTENVFAIQTPVAIAIGVRYGIPNPETPAAVHYAKITGSRDEKLAELDSISSFNDLNWQECSNEWTAPLIPTGRSPFSTWPLLIDLFPWQQPGVKVGRTWPIAVTRDVAEERWHSLASSPPSARGELFADRRFGRGTTTRPSSGMYPPPASPQPILEVTTRSPMPPIVRYAHRSFERKWLLADGRLFRTPSQPLWVSHSEKQIYLVSLLTGVLGTGPATVVAAQVPDLHHFRGSFGGKDVIPLWRDSAGTEANVTNGLLAHLAQVYGAPVSPEELFAYCHATLAGPSYTGSFAEELATSSPRIPITADANLFRRGVELGGRLIWLQTYGERFVPTGQRSSTIPAGRARAVHPVPVIAEGYPRDFHWDEVGETLHVGEGSFTPVSKKVWEFEVSGLRPVKSWLGYRMFEPAGRTSSPLDKIRPCEWPAEFTEELLELLWVLEHTVNMSSDLAEFLEAVIQGGVFLAADLPQPNASQREAPEIPNTRVQVRSTQMPLVEG from the coding sequence ATGCCAGCGTCTGAGATGGTTAACTCCCACTTAATCACCTTCGCGGCAGGTGTTCGCGAGAAGTTCGCTTCACCGCTAGGTGGTCAGCCTGAAGATCAGCTCAAGAATCCCGTCGAGAATCTAATCAGGTCCCTCGCGTTTGTTTTGGGTCATGAGCTGAACGTCGTTACTGAGGCAACTGCTGTAGACATCGGGCGACCGGATATGGCCGTTGCCGTGGGTGGAGCCCTGACTGGTCATATCGAACTTAAAAAGCCTGGAACCGGTGTTGACCCCACGCGTTTTACCGGTCATAACGCGCAGCAATGGGGCAAGTTCAAAGAACTACCTAACCTTATCTACACTGATGGAAATGCCTGGGCGCTCTATCGGAACGGACAACGAATTGGGGAAATGGTTGATATCGGTGATATTGACCAACGGGGATCTCGTGGCTTACGCCTTGAAACAACTCCAGCATTTTTTACCGTCATACGAGAATTCTTAAGCTGGGAGCCAATTACTCCAGCGTCACCGTGTGCCTTGGCCGAACAACTTGCACCACTTTGTCGTCTTTTGCGTGATGACGTTCTTCAAGCGGTTACAAATACTGAATCAGCCTTGGCCCAACTCGCTTATGAATGGCGTACTACTCTGTTCCCAGATGCCACAGATGAAGCCTTCGCCGATGCTTACGCCCAAACACTGACATACGCGCTGCTTCTTGCGCGTTTCGACGGTGCGAGTGACCTACGGCCGGCAAGGGCAGCGGAGACTTTGAGTCATAAACACAAGCTGCTTGGACATGTTCTCACCTTGTTAGCAGACCCACAAACAAGACTTGAAATAGGTACGGGTGTCGATATTCTGGTAAGAGTCATTGAAGCCGTGGATCCAACTAGGCTAATAGCGCGTGACCCTGACCCATGGCTGTATTTTTATGAGGACTTTCTAGCGGCCTACGATCCCAAAATGCGAGAGGAGCGCGGTGTCTATTATACCCCGGTGCAAGTCGTACACTGCCAAGTGCGGCTGGTCGAGCAGTTGTTGATCCAACGTTTTGGCAAGCCAATGACATATGCCGATGATGATGTCGTCTTGCTTGACCCTGCTGCTGGTACAGGAACTTACCCTCTAGCGGCTATCACCGAAGCGTTAGAACGAGTGCTAAACCGGTATGGTGTCGGAGCAGTACCCCCACGGGCCACCAAGCTGGCGAAAAACGTACATGCTTTTGAGTTGTTGGTCGGACCATACGCCGTCGCCCATCTCCGTGTGACGCAGAAGCTGCAGGAAGCCGGTGCCACGCTTCCCGCAGACGGAGTCCACGTGTACCTTACAGATACCCTGGAATCGCCCGATGTGGCTCCCCCGGGACGTTTGCCACTGGCCCTGCGCCCTCTTGTAGACGAACACCGGCGAGCAGCGAAAGTAAAAAAAGAGACACGCGTGCTCGTTTGTATAGGCAATCCTCCCTATGAACGCCAGGCTTTCGATGCCAGCGAAGGTACAGATGACCCATTGGCAAGACGAGAACGTTTATTGGGAGATTTCATTAATCTGGCTGTGGGTCGAACGAGGTTCAGTCATATCGCGAGCCTATACAATACCTACGTTTATTTTTGGCGTTGGGCACTTTGGAAAGTCTTTGAATCTCCAGAATGCCCCGGCAATGGTATTGTGTCGTATATCACCGCATCTAGTTATCTAAACGGTCCCGGATTCATAGGAATGAGAGAGGTTATGCGCCGAGTTTTCGATGAACTCTGGATTATCGATCTTGAAGGTGGAAGCCTGGGAGCGCGCAGAACTGAAAACGTCTTTGCCATCCAAACGCCGGTAGCCATCGCCATAGGTGTGCGGTACGGCATCCCCAATCCTGAGACACCTGCGGCTGTGCACTATGCGAAAATCACGGGCAGCCGGGACGAGAAGCTTGCCGAACTTGATTCAATATCTTCTTTCAACGACCTTAACTGGCAGGAGTGTTCCAATGAATGGACAGCTCCACTTATTCCAACAGGGCGAAGCCCCTTTTCTACCTGGCCATTACTGATCGACCTTTTCCCATGGCAACAACCGGGCGTCAAAGTGGGGCGGACATGGCCTATTGCAGTTACGCGCGATGTAGCCGAAGAGCGGTGGCATAGCTTAGCATCTAGTCCCCCGTCCGCCCGTGGAGAATTATTTGCCGATAGAAGATTTGGAAGGGGTACTACAACCAGACCGTCATCAGGTATGTATCCTCCCCCAGCCTCTCCTCAGCCCATCTTGGAAGTTACAACGCGCAGCCCAATGCCTCCAATCGTGCGCTATGCCCATCGGTCTTTCGAGAGGAAATGGCTCCTCGCCGATGGCAGATTGTTTCGGACGCCTAGCCAGCCCCTTTGGGTTTCCCATTCTGAAAAGCAAATATACCTAGTCAGCTTACTGACTGGGGTACTGGGTACCGGGCCTGCAACGGTAGTTGCCGCCCAAGTACCTGACCTGCACCATTTCCGTGGGTCATTTGGAGGCAAAGATGTTATCCCTCTTTGGCGCGATTCAGCAGGCACAGAGGCTAACGTAACTAACGGACTACTTGCGCATCTCGCGCAGGTGTACGGAGCACCTGTATCCCCTGAAGAACTCTTTGCTTATTGTCATGCCACTTTGGCAGGGCCGAGTTACACGGGCAGCTTTGCTGAAGAACTTGCAACTTCATCACCAAGGATACCGATAACTGCGGACGCCAATCTATTCCGCCGGGGTGTAGAACTCGGAGGTCGGTTAATTTGGCTACAGACGTACGGAGAGCGTTTCGTGCCTACCGGTCAGCGATCTAGCACCATACCAGCAGGACGGGCACGTGCGGTGCACCCGGTACCTGTGATCGCCGAAGGTTATCCTCGTGATTTCCATTGGGATGAAGTCGGCGAAACACTCCATGTTGGGGAAGGCTCCTTCACACCGGTTTCAAAAAAGGTCTGGGAATTTGAAGTGTCCGGTTTGCGTCCGGTTAAGTCTTGGCTTGGTTATCGTATGTTCGAGCCTGCTGGTAGAACATCATCGCCACTGGATAAGATACGTCCTTGTGAATGGCCAGCAGAGTTTACTGAGGAACTGTTGGAACTGCTCTGGGTGTTAGAGCATACGGTCAATATGTCGTCGGACTTGGCTGAATTTTTAGAAGCTGTGATTCAAGGTGGCGTCTTTTTGGCCGCGGATCTGCCGCAACCAAATGCATCCCAACGTGAAGCACCAGAAATACCAAACACCAGAGTCCAAGTGCGTAGCACACAAATGCCGCTTGTTGAGGGTTAG
- a CDS encoding RrF2 family transcriptional regulator: MKLSTRARYGTRAMLDLAQHYGDEVVPIKDIARRQQISLPYLEHLVGPLVDAHLVQSVRGSRGGLKLAKSPDNIRLNEVVCLLEGPIEPVDCIQSPDNRSQFCATRDIWGDMGRAMTSVLEKTTLADLVSRQQAKVSPDSDMYYI, from the coding sequence ATGAAACTTAGCACTCGAGCCCGTTACGGTACCCGCGCCATGCTCGACCTAGCACAGCATTACGGCGACGAGGTCGTGCCTATAAAAGACATCGCCCGGCGGCAGCAGATTTCTCTACCATACTTAGAGCACTTGGTAGGTCCACTTGTTGATGCCCATCTCGTTCAATCCGTCCGCGGTTCCCGTGGCGGGCTTAAACTAGCCAAATCGCCAGACAACATCCGGTTAAACGAAGTCGTTTGCCTGCTGGAAGGTCCTATTGAGCCGGTGGATTGCATCCAGAGCCCTGATAACCGTTCCCAATTCTGTGCCACTAGGGATATCTGGGGCGATATGGGGCGAGCTATGACGTCGGTGTTGGAGAAAACCACCTTGGCCGATCTTGTGAGCCGTCAACAGGCCAAAGTGTCTCCTGATTCCGATATGTACTATATCTAG
- a CDS encoding ATP-binding protein, with protein MAYNITRTKLREYTDSTEFEHLCCALLVADYKRIIPLGGSGDQGRDAVMPQAFPSIYQSTETGTIFQFSLQKSWRKKLDSELKKVFENGFKPLAFVFVTNQEISTGAKTKCQEDIAATFGVKPEILDLSWLQARLENPEYLHVRRQYLSLDDSTLPAFITLADYAARRIDRLRAPDLPVFLGRDVENSRFKEFTESKKRVLVLSAPPGVGKTKFMLEGAKSIQFEGDVKFLRQEVDSIEKHLNELDPSRPLLLFIDDAQELKDLRQLLALILSPELGEKLHVVMATHPCVKGRIVGEFDSRAIEYSEIELTPLPNPAIDQLIQLPQMGIKDEGQRGAIIKIAEGNPLVACVAASLLRETGTLAGLTRDQVIMAHFMRSLQSSLPAKSTDDKARLILAIISATKGIEYGNFRELLAGIVCVTAEALDVLIDQLVAGGLLMRGWRGLRVTPELLAETLVLDSFFAANHSFDFREKVLAPFFAQKGSKIFRSLAEAEMSGSSDATNIIDGFMADAREFVKTANNASRQAILDWLKGFAFFRPEDALLVLRAMLEAPVPDPAVIKSPLWGTMTITHVDVWRSACSILADTGWHCEACLRETMTLLYLIGAQQDHSRSNSFPLEDAIRVLNEQVIPFEPGKPLRIQEIAQQEIESWLSGATSEKQLEVIISALLTLLSLAWTSTNASPTDSRSFTVRNGFIKLTDPIQKIREGALNCVVATYERCGPAQRISLIQGLSDHLMPRVPSGIPDELRSSIADDLFNIISALKCRSQADSAAEKYALWKALEFTGRLKDERLEKLQRELFSDEVDEYAHLVEWPGHIRGDDNDWKTAGARHGAYWEARARAITVENLDAELVRYDRHIREAGLCGDQVSSAIQTNIGILARSVAIESRDILLALIKEISGKYPNLQRFAGAFLGELLAVDQANAKMIMKEWIKCGNIALRAEACRAMLWIQPGQFTAAEIELLTYLTSLNDPTVDRLVVGWFGSILKKVDDCDPKAAVEIVRLVSTRKDKYALNMIAESLRPGGSISQITAKDLLDIALSYVEHDSHELDFDIEHVLMRLFLLNPDAWLAFWEARIKRQLTRKEGDSYLAVPFHLSAEADYVVSSPHKLRVLGTLLEWSSRNDFAYQHTGTTLLKLYSDKNPNVVQDILEEWIASGEQGKLHAVARALREMGYSDFFLMMANKLLNVTDDKAIEACLVSTVASFEVVCGSFVPLYEKRKADFAAWLANPQASLQAKAFARKQISYLSRQIELHAKEDAWDD; from the coding sequence ATGGCATACAACATCACAAGGACAAAGCTTCGTGAATATACGGACAGCACGGAATTCGAGCATCTGTGCTGCGCATTGCTTGTCGCTGACTACAAGCGAATTATTCCGCTGGGAGGTTCAGGTGATCAGGGGCGTGATGCCGTGATGCCACAGGCTTTCCCAAGCATATACCAAAGTACCGAGACGGGAACAATCTTCCAGTTCTCGCTTCAGAAAAGCTGGCGGAAGAAACTCGATTCAGAACTAAAAAAAGTCTTTGAGAATGGTTTCAAACCCTTGGCATTCGTGTTCGTCACAAATCAAGAAATTAGCACGGGCGCGAAAACAAAATGCCAGGAAGATATTGCGGCAACTTTCGGCGTGAAGCCGGAAATACTTGATCTATCCTGGCTACAGGCACGTTTAGAGAACCCCGAGTACTTACATGTGAGAAGACAATATCTCTCCTTAGATGATAGTACGCTGCCTGCATTTATCACGCTCGCAGATTACGCCGCTCGACGCATTGATCGCCTACGGGCGCCCGACCTGCCTGTTTTCCTCGGAAGGGACGTTGAAAACAGCCGTTTCAAAGAGTTCACCGAATCCAAAAAAAGAGTTCTGGTTTTGAGTGCTCCGCCTGGAGTCGGGAAGACAAAATTCATGCTCGAAGGTGCAAAGTCGATACAGTTTGAAGGAGATGTCAAGTTTCTCAGGCAGGAAGTCGATTCAATAGAGAAGCACCTAAATGAGCTCGACCCGTCGAGACCCTTGCTCCTCTTCATTGACGACGCGCAGGAGCTGAAGGACTTGCGGCAGCTTCTTGCGTTGATTCTTTCTCCGGAACTCGGAGAAAAGCTGCATGTGGTTATGGCCACCCATCCATGTGTAAAAGGCCGTATTGTTGGTGAATTCGATAGCCGGGCGATAGAGTATAGCGAAATCGAACTGACCCCATTGCCAAATCCAGCCATTGACCAGTTGATTCAACTACCGCAGATGGGAATCAAGGACGAAGGGCAGAGGGGAGCGATCATCAAGATCGCCGAAGGCAATCCGTTGGTTGCTTGTGTGGCGGCATCGTTACTTAGGGAAACCGGCACTTTGGCCGGGCTAACCAGGGATCAAGTCATAATGGCACATTTCATGAGATCGCTGCAGAGTTCGCTTCCAGCCAAGTCTACGGATGACAAAGCCAGACTGATTCTGGCTATTATCAGCGCCACAAAAGGTATCGAGTATGGTAACTTTAGAGAACTTCTTGCCGGTATTGTTTGCGTTACCGCTGAAGCACTTGACGTTCTCATAGACCAATTAGTGGCCGGCGGACTGCTTATGCGCGGCTGGCGAGGACTTAGGGTTACTCCTGAACTGCTGGCTGAGACTCTGGTTTTAGACTCGTTCTTTGCGGCTAATCACTCGTTTGATTTCAGGGAAAAGGTGTTGGCTCCTTTCTTTGCGCAGAAGGGCAGCAAGATATTCAGGAGTCTAGCTGAAGCCGAAATGTCCGGCTCTTCGGACGCAACAAATATCATTGATGGCTTTATGGCTGACGCACGGGAGTTTGTCAAGACTGCAAACAATGCTTCGAGGCAAGCCATACTAGACTGGCTGAAGGGCTTCGCCTTCTTCCGTCCCGAGGACGCGCTCTTGGTTCTTCGTGCGATGTTGGAGGCTCCTGTTCCGGATCCTGCGGTTATCAAGTCTCCTCTATGGGGAACCATGACAATCACCCATGTCGATGTTTGGCGCTCGGCATGTAGCATACTCGCGGACACAGGATGGCATTGTGAAGCCTGCCTTCGTGAGACAATGACGCTGTTATACTTGATCGGTGCCCAGCAAGACCATTCGCGAAGCAACAGTTTTCCTTTGGAAGATGCCATTCGTGTTTTGAACGAACAAGTAATACCTTTTGAACCTGGCAAGCCGCTTCGCATTCAAGAGATTGCACAACAGGAAATAGAAAGCTGGCTATCAGGCGCGACGAGTGAAAAGCAACTTGAGGTCATAATCTCGGCGCTACTAACGCTGCTTTCCCTAGCATGGACATCCACTAACGCGTCACCTACCGACTCAAGGTCGTTCACTGTACGGAACGGGTTCATAAAACTGACGGACCCAATCCAAAAGATACGGGAAGGCGCTTTAAATTGCGTCGTAGCTACTTATGAAAGGTGCGGACCAGCCCAGAGGATAAGCCTAATCCAAGGGCTTTCTGATCACTTAATGCCTCGCGTTCCCTCGGGAATACCGGACGAACTACGCTCTTCAATCGCCGACGATTTATTCAATATCATTTCTGCTCTTAAATGTCGCTCGCAAGCCGACTCCGCTGCCGAAAAATATGCGTTGTGGAAAGCCCTGGAATTTACTGGGCGACTTAAGGATGAGCGGCTTGAGAAACTGCAAAGAGAACTCTTCAGTGACGAGGTGGATGAGTATGCTCATCTTGTTGAATGGCCGGGACATATCAGAGGCGATGACAACGATTGGAAAACGGCTGGAGCCAGGCATGGCGCTTACTGGGAGGCCCGCGCAAGGGCTATTACTGTTGAGAATTTGGACGCTGAGTTAGTTCGGTACGACAGACATATTCGGGAGGCTGGCCTTTGTGGTGACCAGGTATCTTCTGCTATACAAACGAATATTGGAATACTGGCAAGATCTGTAGCCATCGAAAGCCGCGATATTTTGCTCGCCTTAATCAAGGAGATTTCGGGGAAATATCCCAATCTACAACGCTTTGCAGGTGCATTCTTAGGGGAACTCCTAGCAGTGGACCAAGCAAATGCCAAGATGATCATGAAAGAATGGATCAAGTGTGGGAATATAGCCTTACGTGCCGAAGCTTGCAGGGCGATGCTTTGGATTCAGCCAGGTCAGTTTACCGCCGCTGAAATTGAACTCCTTACATACTTGACATCCCTCAATGACCCAACGGTAGATCGTTTGGTCGTCGGTTGGTTTGGGAGCATCCTAAAAAAAGTAGACGATTGTGATCCGAAGGCGGCAGTTGAAATCGTACGCCTTGTGTCTACACGAAAAGACAAATATGCATTAAATATGATTGCCGAGTCACTGCGACCAGGTGGCTCAATTAGTCAGATTACAGCGAAGGACCTATTGGATATCGCTTTAAGCTATGTAGAACACGATAGCCATGAGTTGGATTTTGATATAGAACATGTGCTGATGCGCCTCTTCCTCCTAAACCCGGACGCTTGGTTGGCTTTTTGGGAGGCACGCATTAAAAGGCAACTTACGAGAAAAGAGGGAGATAGTTACTTGGCTGTTCCATTCCACTTGTCGGCCGAGGCGGACTACGTTGTGTCAAGCCCACACAAACTCCGAGTACTGGGTACTCTTCTTGAATGGTCATCACGAAATGATTTTGCCTATCAGCATACAGGAACAACTCTGCTGAAGCTTTACTCAGACAAGAACCCAAATGTCGTCCAAGACATCTTGGAAGAATGGATTGCATCGGGGGAACAAGGCAAGCTGCATGCAGTAGCGAGGGCACTTAGAGAGATGGGGTATAGTGACTTCTTTCTAATGATGGCCAACAAACTGCTCAACGTGACAGATGATAAAGCGATAGAGGCCTGCCTAGTCAGTACGGTCGCTTCCTTTGAAGTAGTTTGTGGTTCATTTGTGCCGCTTTATGAGAAACGTAAAGCTGATTTCGCAGCTTGGTTGGCAAACCCTCAGGCATCCCTGCAAGCTAAGGCATTCGCCAGGAAACAAATCTCATACTTGTCAAGGCAGATTGAGTTACACGCTAAGGAAGATGCCTGGGACGACTAA
- a CDS encoding HAD-IC family P-type ATPase: protein MGEAIVRAYRATGNEPEDAEEFDSVPGHGISARFGDRSILLGNRKLMIENNIAVESLAKEAERLENEGKTAVFVAVDGKLTGIIAVADTMKETSAQAVAELKRMGLQVLMITGDNRRTAEAIARQAGIDRVLAEVLPQDKAFEVKKLQSQGLKVAMVGDGINDAPALAQADVGIAIGSGTDVAKETGSVILVKDDPLDVVAAVQVGRATLGLIKQNLFWAFGYNTLAIPLGMGILYPFTHQMVSPELAALLMATSSLSVTLNTLRMRGFTPAIRRTSPSNRGAA from the coding sequence CTGGGCGAAGCCATCGTCAGGGCATACAGAGCCACGGGTAATGAACCCGAAGACGCCGAAGAGTTCGACTCGGTGCCGGGACACGGCATTTCGGCTCGGTTTGGCGATCGAAGCATCCTCCTGGGCAATCGCAAACTCATGATCGAAAACAACATCGCCGTCGAAAGCCTCGCCAAAGAGGCCGAAAGACTCGAAAACGAAGGCAAAACCGCGGTATTCGTCGCGGTCGATGGCAAACTGACCGGCATCATCGCCGTGGCCGATACGATGAAGGAGACATCGGCACAGGCCGTCGCAGAACTCAAGCGGATGGGACTCCAGGTGCTGATGATCACCGGCGATAACCGCCGCACCGCGGAAGCCATCGCCAGGCAGGCAGGCATCGACAGAGTCCTGGCCGAGGTGCTGCCGCAGGACAAGGCATTTGAAGTCAAGAAGCTGCAGTCGCAGGGCCTCAAGGTGGCCATGGTCGGCGACGGCATCAACGACGCACCCGCCCTGGCCCAGGCCGACGTCGGCATCGCCATAGGATCCGGTACCGATGTCGCCAAGGAGACGGGAAGCGTCATTTTGGTCAAGGATGACCCGCTCGACGTCGTCGCCGCGGTCCAGGTGGGGAGAGCGACGCTCGGGTTGATAAAGCAGAACCTGTTTTGGGCCTTCGGGTACAACACCCTTGCCATACCGCTGGGCATGGGCATCCTGTATCCTTTCACCCACCAGATGGTGTCGCCGGAACTGGCGGCGCTCCTAATGGCCACCAGCTCGCTGTCGGTGACGCTGAACACGCTGAGAATGCGGGGCTTTACGCCGGCGATACGACGAACCTCACCCTCGAATCGAGGTGCGGCATGA
- a CDS encoding helix-turn-helix domain-containing protein has product MTIKLETVEEVIKLMKQGFTQEQITEKTGVSERTQRHWKKEGYPGFPASPRIQQARDKVSDVKRVNAAELVKAGFVAERVHIILGAQDLAIQRGNPRLSLFLNRYVEIGQKWDTIPPSWRALLAGFPIIGKDIGSNCLIELASLVEELHPYISKELRRTYHKRAKSILMGVLAELQAFLQDAAMAGGLPLVVSGGPPPDWRDLLPWNTSNPRSWKIDESLVQGFWEYMVPSKVVETKIDIKGTWAGFLFDIVSRLPDPDRQKGKLLKNYDLTVLSYIWCSTAPQDFKPPLPDVKRTNVSSGENTFAGIYKRMVEYSRTHEE; this is encoded by the coding sequence ATGACAATCAAGCTTGAGACAGTTGAAGAAGTTATCAAATTGATGAAGCAAGGTTTCACCCAGGAACAGATAACCGAGAAAACAGGTGTATCTGAAAGAACACAGAGACATTGGAAGAAGGAGGGCTATCCTGGATTTCCGGCTTCACCCAGAATTCAACAAGCGCGTGATAAGGTTTCGGATGTCAAAAGAGTCAATGCTGCAGAATTGGTAAAAGCAGGTTTTGTCGCGGAGAGAGTCCACATTATCCTCGGTGCACAAGATTTAGCAATACAGCGAGGGAACCCACGGCTCTCTCTTTTTCTTAACCGATATGTTGAAATCGGGCAAAAATGGGACACTATTCCACCCAGTTGGAGAGCATTATTAGCGGGGTTCCCAATAATAGGTAAGGACATTGGCTCTAATTGCTTGATTGAGTTGGCATCCCTTGTTGAAGAATTGCATCCCTACATTTCCAAAGAACTTAGAAGGACTTACCATAAACGTGCTAAATCAATCCTGATGGGAGTCCTCGCGGAGCTTCAGGCATTTCTTCAAGATGCCGCTATGGCAGGTGGTCTACCTTTGGTCGTAAGCGGCGGTCCTCCACCAGACTGGAGAGATCTATTACCATGGAATACTTCTAATCCCAGGAGCTGGAAGATAGATGAATCATTGGTGCAAGGCTTCTGGGAATACATGGTTCCGTCTAAGGTAGTTGAAACGAAAATTGATATTAAAGGTACTTGGGCTGGTTTTCTGTTTGATATTGTAAGCCGGCTGCCTGATCCAGACCGACAAAAAGGTAAACTTCTGAAAAACTATGATCTGACTGTTCTCTCGTATATTTGGTGTTCTACTGCGCCGCAGGATTTTAAGCCACCACTCCCCGATGTTAAAAGAACAAACGTAAGTTCCGGCGAAAATACATTCGCGGGGATTTACAAGCGAATGGTCGAGTATTCAAGAACACATGAGGAATAG
- a CDS encoding O-acetylhomoserine aminocarboxypropyltransferase/cysteine synthase family protein, whose product MSAHKLETIVVHAGQETPDPATGARAVPIYQTTSYVFKDSDHAANLFALKEFGNIYTRIMNPTTDVFERRIAAIEGGVGALAVASGQAAETLALLNITRPGNEIVSLNNLYGGTYELFHYTFPKLGREVKFVPSGNLDALKSAITTKTRAIYAETIGNPKLDVPDFQAIAKIAHEAGVPFVVDNTVGVGIVRPIDFGADIVVASATKYIGGHGTSIGGVIVDAGKFTWGNGKFPEFTEPDPTYHGLKFWDVFGNFPGMGNVAFIIKARVQLLRDLGASLSPFNAFQLLQGLETLALRQERHSENALKVAQHLARHPAVAWVNYPGLPDNPNYPTAHKYLGNKFGGLVGFGIKGGLEAGRKFINSVKLFSHLANIGDSKSLVIHPASTTHAQLTSQEQAATGVSPDYIRLSIGIEHIDDILEDIDQALRQATA is encoded by the coding sequence TTGAGCGCTCACAAATTGGAAACTATAGTTGTCCATGCCGGCCAGGAGACGCCGGATCCAGCCACCGGCGCCCGGGCTGTACCCATTTATCAGACCACATCGTATGTCTTCAAGGATTCCGACCACGCCGCAAACCTCTTTGCACTGAAAGAGTTTGGCAACATCTATACGCGAATCATGAACCCCACCACCGACGTCTTCGAACGACGTATCGCCGCTATCGAAGGGGGCGTCGGGGCATTGGCGGTAGCTTCCGGCCAAGCGGCGGAGACGCTAGCACTCCTAAACATCACCCGCCCCGGCAATGAGATCGTGTCGTTAAACAATCTATACGGCGGCACCTACGAACTGTTCCATTACACCTTCCCCAAGCTGGGGCGAGAGGTCAAATTCGTGCCATCCGGCAACCTCGACGCCTTGAAAAGTGCAATCACCACTAAAACCCGCGCCATTTACGCGGAAACCATTGGCAACCCCAAACTGGATGTCCCGGATTTCCAGGCCATAGCCAAAATCGCCCATGAAGCGGGCGTTCCATTCGTCGTCGATAATACCGTAGGGGTCGGCATCGTCCGCCCGATTGACTTCGGTGCCGATATCGTTGTTGCCTCGGCTACCAAATATATCGGCGGCCACGGCACCAGTATCGGCGGCGTTATTGTCGATGCCGGTAAGTTCACCTGGGGCAATGGTAAATTCCCAGAGTTCACCGAGCCCGATCCTACTTACCACGGTCTCAAGTTCTGGGACGTTTTCGGCAACTTCCCAGGTATGGGTAACGTGGCCTTCATCATCAAAGCCCGTGTTCAGCTACTTCGCGATCTCGGCGCTTCACTTTCACCTTTCAACGCCTTCCAATTGTTGCAGGGACTTGAAACCCTGGCCCTACGACAGGAACGTCATTCCGAGAACGCCCTCAAAGTCGCCCAACACCTGGCGAGACACCCGGCAGTGGCTTGGGTAAACTACCCCGGCCTCCCCGATAATCCGAATTACCCAACCGCTCACAAATATCTCGGGAATAAATTTGGTGGGCTAGTAGGTTTCGGCATTAAGGGCGGGCTTGAGGCTGGTCGGAAATTCATCAATTCAGTGAAACTCTTTTCCCACCTGGCCAATATCGGAGACTCCAAGAGCTTGGTCATACATCCGGCATCAACCACTCACGCGCAACTGACATCCCAAGAACAAGCCGCGACCGGAGTCTCCCCAGACTACATTCGTCTTTCAATTGGCATCGAACATATCGATGATATTCTCGAAGATATCGACCAAGCCCTCCGGCAAGCAACGGCTTAA
- a CDS encoding aminomethyltransferase beta-barrel domain-containing protein, whose protein sequence is MGVMTKIRSGSRMVSAWIEPYVTNQVRVTFDESQMAPAPGQAAVFYKGDVVPLNET, encoded by the coding sequence ATGGGGGTAATGACGAAAATCCGTTCAGGTAGTCGCATGGTTTCAGCTTGGATCGAACCTTACGTTACTAACCAAGTTAGAGTTACTTTCGACGAATCTCAGATGGCGCCGGCGCCGGGACAGGCGGCGGTATTTTATAAAGGTGATGTCGTGCCCCTGAATGAAACCTAA